From the genome of Candidatus Dormiibacterota bacterium, one region includes:
- a CDS encoding ABC transporter ATP-binding protein, with translation MSLILRYLRLYRRPFLLGLLCLIVTNALTLIIPWLLKEAIDSLGPGPRPVPYWSYALAIVAAALVLAVIRTWSRLHILGASRRIVYDIRNDLFAHLQTLPASFYARHRTGEIMSRAVNDLMLIRSLFGPGILSVLNVVLLYSAGLPLMALLDPTLTLAAVLPYPIILAGVFRVSRTIHERSNRTQQQLAEISNEAQETLSGINMVKAYSREAGEVEAFAELSREYRRRSLLLARSRGLIVALMGGIDKTSTLVVLWIGGLHVMAHTLTPGALIAFLAYQTLLSGPTVMMGWVLGVFQRGLGAIQRVQEIRSQTSDLPGDRAPGPGPEISGSVAFRRLDFSYPDGGREARPILQGIDLDVPAGTTVGIVGPVGAGKSTLVQLVAAVHPVPAGAIRIDGRDLNTIPTAHLRAHLGVVPQETFLFSRSIAENIALGRPAASRRRIEEVARVAQITRDLPDLPQGLDTLVGERGVTLSGGQRQRVALARALLLDPRILILDDALSSVDADTEEAILTGLREFMRRRTTFVVSHRVSTVMGADRILVLEDGRVAETGSAAELLARDGPFARMHRQQQIERELEGL, from the coding sequence GTGTCGTTGATCCTCCGTTACCTTCGACTCTACCGCAGGCCGTTCCTCCTGGGACTTCTCTGCCTCATCGTGACCAATGCCCTGACGCTGATCATCCCCTGGCTGTTGAAGGAGGCGATCGACTCCCTGGGTCCGGGCCCGCGCCCCGTCCCGTACTGGTCTTACGCCCTGGCCATCGTCGCGGCCGCGCTCGTCCTGGCTGTGATCCGCACCTGGTCGCGCCTGCACATCCTCGGCGCCTCCCGGCGCATCGTCTACGACATCCGCAACGACCTGTTCGCGCACCTCCAGACCCTGCCGGCGTCGTTCTACGCCCGCCACCGCACCGGGGAAATCATGTCCCGCGCGGTGAACGACCTGATGCTGATTCGATCGCTGTTCGGACCCGGTATCCTCAGCGTCCTCAATGTGGTCCTGCTGTACTCCGCGGGGCTCCCTCTCATGGCGCTCCTCGATCCGACCCTGACCCTTGCGGCGGTCCTCCCCTACCCGATCATCCTGGCCGGCGTGTTCCGGGTCAGCCGGACGATCCATGAGCGCAGCAACCGGACACAGCAGCAGCTGGCCGAGATCAGCAACGAGGCCCAGGAGACCTTGAGCGGCATCAACATGGTCAAGGCCTACTCTCGCGAGGCGGGGGAGGTCGAGGCGTTCGCCGAGCTCAGCCGGGAGTACCGGCGCCGCTCGCTCCTCCTGGCCAGGAGCCGCGGGCTGATCGTGGCCCTGATGGGAGGCATCGACAAGACGAGCACGCTCGTGGTGCTCTGGATCGGCGGGCTCCACGTCATGGCCCACACCCTCACGCCCGGCGCCCTGATCGCCTTCCTGGCGTACCAGACGCTCCTGTCCGGGCCGACCGTGATGATGGGCTGGGTCCTCGGCGTGTTCCAGCGGGGATTGGGGGCGATCCAGCGCGTCCAGGAGATCCGGTCGCAGACCAGCGACCTTCCCGGCGACCGGGCCCCGGGGCCGGGTCCCGAGATCAGCGGCTCCGTCGCCTTCAGACGCCTCGACTTCTCGTATCCGGACGGAGGACGGGAGGCACGACCGATCCTCCAGGGGATCGATCTCGATGTGCCGGCGGGAACCACCGTAGGAATCGTCGGCCCGGTCGGGGCGGGCAAATCGACGCTGGTCCAGCTCGTGGCCGCCGTCCATCCGGTTCCCGCGGGGGCCATCCGGATCGACGGGCGGGACCTCAACACGATTCCGACCGCCCATCTGCGCGCCCATCTCGGCGTCGTCCCGCAGGAGACCTTCCTGTTTTCGCGCAGCATCGCGGAGAACATCGCGCTGGGACGTCCCGCGGCCTCCAGGAGGCGCATCGAAGAGGTGGCGCGGGTTGCGCAGATCACGCGCGACCTTCCGGATCTGCCCCAGGGCCTGGATACGCTCGTGGGGGAGCGCGGCGTGACCTTGTCCGGCGGTCAGCGCCAGCGCGTGGCCCTGGCCCGGGCCCTCCTCCTCGATCCACGCATCCTGATCCTGGACGACGCCTTGAGCAGCGTCGACGCGGACACGGAGGAGGCGATCCTGACCGGTCTCCGCGAGTTCATGCGCCGTCGCACCACATTCGTGGTCTCCCACCGGGTCTCGACCGTGATGGGGGCCGACCGGATCCTGGTCCTCGAGGACGGTCGCGTGGCGGAGACCGGTAGCGCCGCGGAGCTCCTGGCGCGGGACGGACCGTTCGCGCGCATGCACAGGCAGCAGCAGATCGAGAGGGAGCTGGAAGGACTGTGA
- the tmk gene encoding dTMP kinase, with protein sequence MTASPRPIHFITFEGIEGSGKTTQIQLLSNSFEDRGIDHVLTREPGGTPIGDQIRRLVLDPRNSVMTPVCELLLYAAARAQHVDQVIRPALDAGRLVLCDRFKDATFAYQGYGRGIPLDLIDALHDLKTLALRPDLTLLFDIDAGLALKRAREREHGGSQDQTRFEQEDLAFHERVRSGYLEMSGHEPERFAVLDARGSVDEVHLRVIETIAKHLPVRSARG encoded by the coding sequence ATGACAGCGAGCCCCCGTCCGATCCACTTCATCACCTTCGAGGGAATCGAAGGATCCGGCAAGACGACGCAGATCCAGCTTCTGTCGAACTCCTTCGAGGACCGAGGGATCGATCACGTCCTGACCCGGGAGCCGGGCGGCACGCCGATAGGCGACCAGATCCGCAGGCTCGTCCTCGACCCCCGGAACTCCGTCATGACGCCGGTCTGCGAGCTCCTTCTGTACGCCGCGGCCCGCGCCCAGCACGTCGACCAGGTCATCCGTCCGGCCCTCGACGCCGGCCGCCTCGTGCTGTGCGATCGCTTCAAGGACGCGACGTTCGCATACCAGGGGTACGGCCGCGGCATCCCGCTCGACCTGATCGACGCCCTGCACGATCTCAAGACCCTGGCGCTCCGCCCCGACCTGACACTCCTGTTCGACATCGACGCGGGTCTGGCGCTCAAGCGCGCCCGCGAGCGCGAGCACGGCGGCTCCCAGGACCAGACGCGCTTCGAGCAGGAGGACCTGGCGTTCCACGAGCGCGTCCGATCGGGTTACCTCGAAATGTCCGGGCACGAACCGGAGCGTTTCGCCGTCCTGGACGCCCGCGGCTCGGTCGACGAAGTCCATCTCCGGGTCATCGAGACGATCGCGAAGCATCTGCCCGTCCGGAGCGCCCGCGGGTGA
- a CDS encoding GNAT family N-acetyltransferase, with amino-acid sequence MPPPDPIVLRVCGAGDRASVERLGHPPAVAAILCPSLPRRMAWRVSGTRAVSVAAVERRTGTVLGCVQFLRSRRSPHTWMFGHWRVAPAVRKRGIGRSLLLEGARGLTGARRLYSYVEWDNEGSKEAHARLGFESGSTLRGSATLGALSTIGAATPALRLDAVRTRDWDVLFAIYARAMGSLWLRLHPGLGPRNFLDGAPGGLRAIAVAVARGGPAGKGAAAGLVIWAGTGPVLFADPAACDAGLLARSALQILATRSRRDDEIRLRGLPRSLADRPGPIRFQELMGMPDVRTQWRG; translated from the coding sequence ATGCCGCCTCCCGACCCGATCGTGCTGCGCGTCTGCGGCGCCGGCGACCGCGCCTCCGTCGAGCGCCTCGGACACCCGCCTGCTGTGGCGGCCATCCTCTGCCCGTCGCTGCCGCGCCGGATGGCGTGGCGTGTCTCCGGTACGCGCGCCGTCTCGGTCGCCGCCGTGGAGAGGCGCACCGGCACCGTGCTGGGCTGCGTGCAATTCCTGCGATCGCGCCGATCGCCTCACACCTGGATGTTCGGACACTGGCGCGTGGCCCCTGCCGTACGGAAGCGAGGCATCGGCCGGAGCCTCCTCCTCGAAGGGGCCCGGGGGCTGACCGGGGCGCGGCGACTCTATTCCTACGTCGAGTGGGACAACGAAGGTTCGAAGGAGGCGCACGCCCGGCTCGGCTTCGAGTCCGGAAGCACGCTGCGCGGCAGCGCGACCCTGGGAGCCCTCTCCACGATCGGGGCTGCCACCCCCGCCCTCAGGCTGGACGCGGTACGGACGCGCGACTGGGACGTCCTGTTCGCGATCTACGCCCGGGCGATGGGAAGTCTGTGGCTGAGGCTCCATCCCGGGCTCGGCCCGCGCAACTTCCTGGATGGGGCCCCCGGCGGGCTGCGCGCGATCGCGGTCGCCGTGGCGCGCGGGGGTCCGGCGGGGAAGGGAGCCGCCGCGGGGCTCGTGATCTGGGCGGGGACGGGCCCGGTGCTCTTCGCCGATCCCGCCGCCTGCGACGCCGGGCTCCTGGCGCGCTCGGCCCTCCAGATCCTCGCGACGAGATCGCGCCGCGACGACGAGATCCGACTCCGCGGACTGCCCCGATCCCTGGCGGATCGCCCGGGGCCGATCCGGTTCCAGGAGCTGATGGGAATGCCGGATGTCCGCACGCAGTGGCGAGGTTGA
- a CDS encoding ABC transporter ATP-binding protein, with product MSGTGTAHDDEVLGKAYDARLMRRLLEFVRPQARLIALSVALMFVVMGANLLQPYLLKIFFDEHVTRGDRHGLAALVLIYLVTVTVELLARYGQLYSMELTGQNVILHLRDRVFRHLLSLDSAFFDRYPVGRLMTRVTTDIEALADLFSSGVVSLLGDSVKLLAIVGILLWLDWRLALVTFAITPVLFLLSAMLRGRIRQSYRDVRRRIARINAYLQESISGMLLVQLFRREDVNRGEFDAINRDHRDAELRSVVYESGFSAIIEMVSNVATALILWYGGGSIVRGAVTIGTLAAFLNYTSRFFGPIQDLSGFYAVLQAAMASLERIFSLLDERPAITSPATPVALPDRVAGRIEFENVRFAYRDGGDVLHDIRLRVEPGERVAIVGATGSGKTTLIKLLIRLYDPGSGTIRIDGRDIRSFPLASLRRQVGVVQQDHFLFTGTVASNIAFGRPGLPPERIEEAARLVHADRFIRRLPKGFGDEVRERGSNLSVGQKQLLSFARALAYDPAVLVLDEATSSVDTETEILIQDALRLLLEGRTSIVIAHRLSTIVGADRILVMHHGRIVEEGTHRALLLLRGIYHRLYQLQFGLESDPSGGAPWAGPPVTTQVDPASGQ from the coding sequence GTGAGCGGCACCGGAACGGCGCACGACGACGAAGTCCTCGGCAAGGCCTACGACGCCCGCCTGATGCGGCGGCTCCTGGAATTCGTCCGGCCTCAGGCACGTTTGATCGCCCTGTCGGTCGCCCTGATGTTCGTGGTCATGGGGGCGAACCTTCTCCAGCCCTATCTGCTGAAGATTTTCTTCGACGAGCATGTGACGCGGGGCGACCGGCACGGCCTCGCCGCACTCGTCCTGATTTACCTGGTCACGGTCACCGTCGAGCTCCTGGCGCGTTACGGCCAGCTCTATTCCATGGAGCTGACGGGGCAGAACGTCATTCTGCACCTGCGTGACCGGGTGTTCCGCCACCTTCTGTCGCTCGATTCGGCCTTCTTCGATCGTTATCCCGTCGGTCGCCTGATGACCCGCGTCACGACCGACATCGAGGCTCTCGCCGACCTGTTCTCCTCCGGGGTGGTGTCGCTCCTGGGAGACAGCGTCAAGCTCCTCGCCATCGTCGGCATCCTCCTGTGGCTCGACTGGCGGCTCGCCCTGGTCACCTTCGCCATCACCCCCGTCCTGTTTCTCCTGTCGGCCATGCTCCGCGGCCGCATCCGCCAGTCATACCGGGACGTGCGCCGGCGCATCGCGCGCATCAACGCCTACCTGCAGGAATCGATCTCCGGGATGCTCCTGGTGCAGCTGTTCCGGCGCGAGGACGTGAATCGGGGGGAGTTCGACGCGATCAACCGCGACCACCGGGACGCCGAGCTGCGCTCGGTGGTCTACGAATCGGGCTTCTCCGCGATCATCGAGATGGTGAGCAACGTGGCGACCGCGCTCATCCTCTGGTACGGAGGAGGAAGCATCGTGCGCGGCGCGGTGACGATCGGGACCCTCGCCGCCTTCCTGAACTACACCTCCCGCTTCTTCGGCCCCATCCAGGACCTGTCGGGGTTCTACGCCGTCCTGCAGGCGGCCATGGCGTCCCTGGAGCGGATCTTCTCCCTGCTGGACGAGCGCCCGGCGATCACCTCGCCCGCGACGCCCGTGGCGCTGCCGGATCGGGTCGCGGGGAGGATCGAGTTCGAGAACGTGCGCTTCGCCTACCGGGATGGAGGGGACGTGCTGCACGACATCCGGCTGCGCGTCGAGCCGGGGGAGAGGGTGGCCATCGTGGGCGCGACCGGATCCGGAAAGACGACTCTCATCAAGCTTCTCATCCGCCTCTACGACCCCGGCTCCGGAACGATCCGCATCGACGGACGGGACATCCGCTCCTTTCCCCTCGCCTCCCTGAGGCGCCAGGTCGGTGTCGTCCAGCAGGACCATTTCCTGTTCACGGGGACCGTCGCCTCGAACATCGCCTTCGGCCGGCCCGGCCTGCCGCCGGAGCGCATCGAGGAGGCGGCGCGTCTCGTCCACGCCGACCGATTCATCCGGCGCCTCCCGAAGGGGTTCGGGGACGAGGTGCGGGAGCGCGGCAGCAACCTGTCGGTGGGTCAGAAGCAGCTGCTGTCGTTCGCCAGGGCCCTGGCCTACGACCCGGCCGTGCTGGTTCTGGACGAGGCGACATCGAGTGTCGACACGGAGACCGAGATCCTGATCCAGGACGCCCTGCGTCTCCTGCTCGAGGGGCGCACGTCGATCGTCATCGCCCACCGTCTCTCGACGATCGTGGGGGCCGATCGCATCCTGGTGATGCACCACGGCCGGATTGTCGAGGAAGGGACGCACCGCGCCCTGCTCCTCCTGCGCGGCATCTACCACAGACTGTACCAGCTGCAGTTCGGGCTGGAGAGCGACCCCTCAGGAGGAGCGCCCTGGGCCGGCCCACCGGTAACGACGCAGGTCGATCCGGCCTCCGGTCAGTAG
- a CDS encoding bifunctional riboflavin kinase/FAD synthetase yields MKIFDDIELLRAHLRAPIATIGNFDGLHRGHQAIVRTVLSRSRETGGSSLLITFDPHPLKILAPERAPRMLTTRRQKLALIDSTGLEFLLILPFTVELAEVTAEQFVRQYLAEGLGVKEVHVGANFNFGRDRAGNAEMLIRLCGEVGIRAAQVEEVRSLDSPISSSRIRRAIQSGEVELARELLGRPYVIEGTVIHGESRGARLGFPTANLESPNELMPQDGVYVTEAALDGVPHPAVTNIGSRPTFVAASYAVETHILDAPGDLYGQPIEVRFLARLRPELKFDSAEALVAQVRKDVQRARDYFGGRGGTTSAA; encoded by the coding sequence ATGAAGATTTTCGACGACATCGAGCTCCTGCGCGCGCACCTGCGTGCGCCGATCGCCACCATCGGAAATTTCGACGGTCTGCACCGCGGACACCAGGCGATCGTCAGGACCGTCCTGTCCCGCAGCCGTGAGACCGGCGGCAGCAGCCTGCTCATCACCTTCGACCCGCACCCCTTGAAGATCCTCGCCCCGGAGCGCGCGCCACGCATGCTGACCACCCGCCGGCAGAAGCTCGCGCTCATCGACTCCACCGGTCTCGAGTTCCTGCTGATCCTGCCGTTCACGGTGGAGCTCGCCGAGGTGACCGCGGAGCAGTTCGTCAGGCAGTACCTGGCCGAGGGCCTGGGCGTGAAGGAGGTCCACGTCGGCGCGAACTTCAATTTCGGGCGGGACCGGGCCGGCAATGCGGAGATGCTGATCCGTCTCTGCGGTGAGGTGGGCATCCGGGCGGCACAGGTCGAGGAAGTGCGATCCCTCGACAGTCCGATCAGCAGCAGTCGCATCCGGCGCGCGATCCAGTCGGGGGAAGTCGAGCTCGCGCGCGAGCTGCTCGGTCGTCCCTACGTGATCGAGGGGACGGTGATCCATGGTGAGTCGCGCGGTGCCCGGCTGGGGTTCCCCACGGCCAATCTCGAGAGCCCGAACGAGCTCATGCCGCAGGACGGCGTGTACGTCACGGAAGCCGCGCTCGACGGCGTGCCACACCCCGCCGTCACCAACATCGGGTCCCGCCCGACGTTCGTGGCGGCGTCCTACGCGGTCGAAACGCACATCCTGGATGCCCCCGGCGATCTCTACGGCCAGCCGATCGAGGTCCGCTTCCTGGCGCGGCTGCGCCCGGAGCTCAAGTTCGATTCCGCCGAGGCCCTCGTCGCTCAGGTCCGCAAGGACGTTCAGCGGGCGCGTGACTACTTCGGGGGGCGCGGCGGCACGACGTCCGCCGCCTGA
- the rimO gene encoding 30S ribosomal protein S12 methylthiotransferase RimO, translated as MIKVGMVSLGCPKNLVDTEVMLGTLRRGGYDLTRDPSEADVIVVNTCTFIEPARRESIETILEMAEFKKTGRCRRLVVAGCMVQRNHDELRAAIPEIDALVGLNDIERIAEACVLETGARFEPSRERATYLYSEASPRLLATPGHSAYLKISEGCDHTCSFCAIPSFRGLQRSRSIASIVEEARRLAAQGVVEINLIAQDTTDYGSDLKDGTDASGLLRALDDVEGLRWIRVLYAYPNRITPEFVGALASCRRVARYLDLPLQHADASLLKAMRRGGSAATHTRLLETLRASVPGIALRTTFIVGFPGESDRQFQTLCSFVRGAEFDHVGVFTYSEEKGTSAADLPDDVPAEVKEERRAALMAIQEDIAARRAQALVGRVVEVLIDGPPEDSDLLLCGRTEGQAPEIDGRVILTDAPGPLNPGAFVQVRIDEAHPYDLVGAAIGPGPDGRRP; from the coding sequence TTGATCAAGGTCGGGATGGTCAGTCTCGGTTGCCCGAAGAACCTGGTGGACACCGAGGTCATGCTCGGCACGCTTCGGCGCGGAGGGTACGATCTGACGCGCGATCCGTCCGAGGCGGACGTGATCGTCGTCAATACCTGCACCTTCATCGAGCCCGCCCGGCGGGAGTCGATCGAGACGATCCTGGAGATGGCCGAGTTCAAGAAGACCGGCCGCTGCCGCAGGCTGGTCGTCGCGGGCTGCATGGTGCAGCGCAACCACGACGAGCTCCGGGCGGCGATCCCCGAGATCGACGCCCTGGTCGGTCTGAACGACATCGAGCGCATCGCGGAGGCCTGCGTCCTGGAGACCGGGGCGCGCTTCGAGCCGAGCCGGGAACGCGCGACCTATCTGTACAGCGAAGCCTCGCCGCGGCTGCTGGCGACGCCCGGACATTCCGCGTATCTCAAGATCTCGGAGGGGTGCGACCACACCTGCTCGTTCTGCGCCATTCCGTCCTTCCGCGGTCTGCAGCGCTCGCGGTCGATCGCATCGATCGTCGAAGAAGCCCGGCGCCTGGCGGCGCAGGGCGTGGTCGAGATCAACCTGATTGCCCAGGACACGACCGACTACGGGTCCGACCTCAAGGACGGCACCGACGCCTCGGGTCTCCTGCGGGCGCTCGACGACGTCGAAGGTCTCCGCTGGATCCGGGTCCTCTACGCCTATCCCAACCGGATCACACCCGAGTTCGTCGGAGCGCTCGCGTCGTGCCGTCGCGTGGCGCGCTATCTGGACCTGCCGCTGCAGCACGCCGACGCGTCGCTTCTGAAGGCCATGCGGCGCGGCGGCAGCGCGGCGACGCATACGAGGCTCCTGGAGACGCTGCGCGCGAGCGTGCCGGGGATCGCCCTGCGCACGACCTTCATCGTCGGCTTCCCGGGCGAGAGCGATAGGCAGTTCCAGACGCTCTGCTCGTTCGTGCGGGGCGCCGAGTTCGATCACGTCGGTGTCTTCACCTACTCGGAGGAGAAGGGGACGTCCGCCGCCGACCTCCCGGACGACGTTCCCGCGGAGGTGAAGGAGGAGCGCCGCGCCGCGCTGATGGCCATCCAGGAGGACATCGCCGCGCGCCGTGCCCAGGCACTCGTGGGCCGGGTCGTGGAGGTGCTGATCGACGGACCGCCCGAGGACAGCGACCTGCTTCTGTGCGGCCGGACGGAGGGGCAGGCGCCCGAGATCGACGGCCGGGTCATCCTCACCGACGCTCCGGGCCCGCTGAATCCGGGAGCGTTCGTCCAGGTGCGCATCGACGAGGCGCACCCGTACGACCTCGTGGGCGCGGCGATCGGCCCCGGCCCCGACGGCCGCCGACCGTGA
- the asnS gene encoding asparagine--tRNA ligase — MHTTTIRTIGAHDGQEVRVRGWLYNKREKGKLAFLIIRDGTGYLQAVAFQPEVGPSVFETCQRVTQESSLDVTGVIRKDDRAPGGHEMQLRSIVVHQLAHDYPISPKEHGPDFLLDHRHLWLRSSRQHALLRLRSEISQAIRDFFYERDFVLIDSPILTPAACEGTSTLFQTDYFDQKAYLSQSGQLYLEPAAMAFGRVYCFGPTFRAEKSKTRRHLTEFWMVEPEVAYAELPDLLDLAEDFIVALVARALDRCRAELKTLERDTARLETVRKPFPRMTYDEAAALLLRPDVQARAREQDAPPFVRGDDFGGFDETVLTEKLERPVMITHYPAAIKAFYMQPDPQTPERALCVDVLAPEGYGEIIGGSQRIHDHDLLLRRIQEQGLPLEAFRWYLDIRKYGSVPHAGFGMGIERFVSWVAGIHHLREAIPYPRTLNRLYP; from the coding sequence ATGCACACGACGACCATCAGGACCATCGGCGCCCACGACGGACAGGAGGTCCGGGTCCGCGGCTGGCTGTACAACAAGCGGGAGAAGGGGAAGCTGGCCTTCCTGATCATCCGTGACGGGACCGGGTACCTGCAGGCGGTGGCCTTCCAGCCGGAGGTCGGCCCCTCGGTCTTCGAGACCTGCCAGAGAGTGACGCAGGAATCGTCTCTGGATGTGACCGGAGTCATCCGCAAGGACGATCGCGCCCCAGGGGGCCACGAGATGCAGCTCCGGTCGATCGTCGTTCACCAGCTGGCGCACGACTATCCGATCAGCCCGAAGGAGCACGGGCCCGACTTTCTCCTCGACCACCGCCACCTCTGGCTGCGCTCCTCCAGGCAGCACGCCCTCCTGAGGCTCAGGAGCGAGATCTCGCAGGCGATCCGCGATTTCTTCTACGAGCGCGACTTCGTGCTGATCGACTCGCCCATCCTGACGCCGGCCGCGTGCGAGGGCACGTCCACTTTGTTCCAGACCGATTACTTCGACCAGAAGGCGTACCTGAGCCAGTCCGGCCAGCTCTACCTGGAGCCCGCGGCGATGGCGTTCGGCCGCGTGTACTGCTTCGGGCCGACCTTCCGCGCCGAGAAGTCGAAGACACGCCGGCACCTCACCGAGTTCTGGATGGTGGAGCCGGAGGTGGCGTACGCCGAGCTCCCGGATCTTCTCGACCTGGCCGAGGACTTCATCGTCGCCCTGGTGGCGCGGGCCCTGGATCGCTGCCGCGCCGAGCTGAAGACCCTCGAGCGCGACACCGCAAGGCTCGAGACCGTGAGGAAGCCGTTCCCCCGGATGACCTATGACGAGGCGGCGGCCCTCCTGCTGCGGCCGGATGTGCAGGCGCGCGCGAGGGAGCAGGACGCGCCGCCGTTCGTCCGGGGCGACGATTTCGGAGGATTCGACGAGACCGTCCTCACCGAAAAGCTGGAGCGTCCGGTGATGATCACGCACTACCCGGCGGCCATCAAGGCCTTCTACATGCAGCCCGATCCGCAGACACCGGAGCGCGCGCTGTGCGTCGACGTCCTGGCGCCCGAGGGGTACGGCGAGATCATCGGCGGCAGCCAGCGCATCCACGATCACGACCTCCTCCTGCGGCGTATCCAGGAGCAGGGGCTGCCGCTCGAGGCGTTCCGCTGGTACCTCGACATCCGCAAGTACGGCTCGGTGCCGCACGCCGGCTTCGGGATGGGGATCGAGCGTTTCGTCTCCTGGGTGGCCGGCATCCACCACCTGCGCGAGGCGATCCCCTACCCGCGCACTCTCAACCGGCTTTATCCTTGA
- a CDS encoding phosphatidylglycerophosphatase A, giving the protein MLVATLFGAGRAPVVPGTFGTLAAIPPAVLLSLWLPPWGFALATGVLSAIAIGTSGPAARAMGLKDPSPVVIDEAAGMFVTLLYLPAGPLTVVLGFVLFRVMDILKPPPARAAEGLPGGWGIVVDDLIAGAYANLALRILATLSLLRSGA; this is encoded by the coding sequence GTGCTGGTCGCCACCCTGTTCGGCGCGGGGCGTGCCCCCGTCGTCCCCGGAACCTTCGGCACCCTGGCCGCCATTCCCCCCGCGGTCCTTCTGTCGCTGTGGCTGCCGCCCTGGGGTTTCGCGCTCGCGACCGGCGTCCTGTCCGCCATCGCCATCGGGACCTCCGGACCGGCGGCCCGGGCCATGGGGCTGAAGGATCCGTCGCCGGTCGTGATCGACGAAGCCGCCGGGATGTTCGTGACGCTCCTGTATCTTCCCGCCGGCCCTCTCACGGTCGTCCTGGGGTTCGTGCTGTTCCGGGTGATGGACATTCTGAAGCCGCCCCCTGCGCGGGCCGCCGAGGGCCTCCCCGGCGGCTGGGGGATCGTCGTCGACGATCTCATCGCCGGCGCCTACGCCAACCTCGCGCTGCGGATCCTCGCCACCCTGTCGCTTCTGCGGTCCGGAGCATGA